The following coding sequences lie in one Eptesicus fuscus isolate TK198812 chromosome 25, DD_ASM_mEF_20220401, whole genome shotgun sequence genomic window:
- the ZFAND6 gene encoding AN1-type zinc finger protein 6 isoform X1, protein MAQETNHSQVPMLCSTGCGFYGNPRTNGMCSVCYKEHLQRQNSSNDRISPPDKVVDCPECRITNTKCGTIAATSVSSLSDSLPVQCTDGSVPEAPSTLDSTSSSLQPSPVSNQPLLSESVASSQGDSTSADKAAPETEDLQASVSDTAQPPTEEQDKSLEKPKQKKNRCFLCRKKVGLTGFECRCGNVYCGAHRYSDVHNCSYNYKADAAEKIRKENPVVVGEKIQKI, encoded by the exons ATGGCGCAAGAAACGAACCACAGCCAAGTGCCGATGCTCTGTTCCACCGGCTGCGGCTTCTACGGGAACCCCCGCACCAACGGCATGTGCTCCGTGTGCTACAAAGAGCATCTCCAGCGACAGAACAGTAGTAACGACAGGATAAGCCCACCCG ATAAGGTGGTGGACTGTCCCGAGTGCAGAATCACTAATACGAAATGTGGTACCATTGCAGCCACGTCTGTCAGTAGTCTGTCTGACTCTTTACCAGTTCAGTGCACAGACGGCAGTGTCCCGGAAGCGCCGTCCACGCTAGACTCCACGTCTTCATCTCTGCAGCCAAG TCCTGTATCAAATCAGCCACTTTTATCAGAATCTGTAGCATCTTCCCAAGGGGATAGTACATCTGCGGACAAAGCAGCGCCTGAGACAGAAGACCTGCAAG CTTCAGTATCAGATACGGCGCAGCCGCCGACCGAAGAGCAGGACAAATCTCTCGAAAagccaaaacagaaaaagaaccgCTGTTTCCTGTGCCGGAAGAAAGTGGGACTTACTG GGTTTGAATGCCGGTGTGGGAATGTTTACTGCGGTGCACACCGCTACTCCGATGTACACAATTGCTCTTACAATTACAAGGCCGACGCCGCTGAGAAAATCCGCAAAGAGAACCCGGTGGTGGTCGGCGAAAAGATCCAGAAGATTTGA
- the ZFAND6 gene encoding AN1-type zinc finger protein 6 isoform X2 → MAQETNHSQVPMLCSTGCGFYGNPRTNGMCSVCYKEHLQRQNSSNDRISPPATSVSSLSDSLPVQCTDGSVPEAPSTLDSTSSSLQPSPVSNQPLLSESVASSQGDSTSADKAAPETEDLQASVSDTAQPPTEEQDKSLEKPKQKKNRCFLCRKKVGLTGFECRCGNVYCGAHRYSDVHNCSYNYKADAAEKIRKENPVVVGEKIQKI, encoded by the exons ATGGCGCAAGAAACGAACCACAGCCAAGTGCCGATGCTCTGTTCCACCGGCTGCGGCTTCTACGGGAACCCCCGCACCAACGGCATGTGCTCCGTGTGCTACAAAGAGCATCTCCAGCGACAGAACAGTAGTAACGACAGGATAAGCCCACCCG CCACGTCTGTCAGTAGTCTGTCTGACTCTTTACCAGTTCAGTGCACAGACGGCAGTGTCCCGGAAGCGCCGTCCACGCTAGACTCCACGTCTTCATCTCTGCAGCCAAG TCCTGTATCAAATCAGCCACTTTTATCAGAATCTGTAGCATCTTCCCAAGGGGATAGTACATCTGCGGACAAAGCAGCGCCTGAGACAGAAGACCTGCAAG CTTCAGTATCAGATACGGCGCAGCCGCCGACCGAAGAGCAGGACAAATCTCTCGAAAagccaaaacagaaaaagaaccgCTGTTTCCTGTGCCGGAAGAAAGTGGGACTTACTG GGTTTGAATGCCGGTGTGGGAATGTTTACTGCGGTGCACACCGCTACTCCGATGTACACAATTGCTCTTACAATTACAAGGCCGACGCCGCTGAGAAAATCCGCAAAGAGAACCCGGTGGTGGTCGGCGAAAAGATCCAGAAGATTTGA